In a single window of the Cupriavidus sp. P-10 genome:
- a CDS encoding ABC transporter ATP-binding protein translates to MEKFVSIENVGQTFKTRKGPFVALRDINLQIAEGEFITLIGHSGCGKSTLLNLIAGLATPTTGALICAGREIAGPGPERAVVFQNHSLLPWLTCFENVYLGVERVFAASEGKAELKARTHETLALVGLTHAEGKYPHEISGGMKQRVGIARALAMAPKVLLMDEPFGALDALTRAHLQDELIKIVARTRSTVVMVTHDVDEAVLLADRIVMMTNGPAATIGEILKVDLPRPRDRVALADDKAYHACRTAVLDFLYRKQRNPALQEAA, encoded by the coding sequence ATGGAAAAGTTCGTCAGCATCGAGAACGTCGGACAGACCTTCAAGACGCGCAAGGGGCCCTTCGTCGCCCTGCGCGACATCAACCTGCAGATTGCCGAGGGCGAGTTCATCACGCTGATCGGGCACTCCGGCTGTGGCAAGTCCACGCTGCTGAACCTGATCGCGGGGCTGGCCACGCCAACCACCGGCGCGCTGATCTGCGCCGGGCGCGAGATCGCCGGGCCCGGACCGGAGCGTGCCGTGGTGTTCCAGAACCATTCGCTGCTGCCCTGGCTGACCTGCTTCGAGAACGTCTACCTGGGCGTGGAACGCGTGTTTGCCGCCAGCGAGGGCAAGGCCGAACTCAAGGCGCGTACGCACGAGACGCTGGCGCTGGTGGGCCTGACGCACGCCGAGGGCAAGTACCCGCATGAGATTTCCGGCGGCATGAAGCAGCGCGTCGGCATTGCCCGGGCGCTGGCGATGGCGCCCAAGGTGCTGCTGATGGACGAACCCTTCGGCGCGCTCGATGCGCTGACGCGCGCGCACCTGCAGGACGAGCTGATCAAGATCGTGGCGCGCACGCGCAGCACGGTGGTGATGGTCACGCACGATGTCGATGAAGCCGTGCTGCTCGCCGACCGCATCGTGATGATGACCAACGGCCCGGCCGCCACCATCGGCGAGATCCTCAAGGTAGACCTGCCGCGCCCGCGCGACCGCGTGGCGCTGGCCGACGACAAGGCTTACCACGCCTGCCGCACGGCGGTACTGGACTTCCTCTACCGCAAGCAGCGTAACCCGGCGCTGCAAGAGGCAGCATGA
- the ntrB gene encoding nitrate ABC transporter permease, which yields MNAIAHTAPDGANAAHAAAIDTDAKERARRRELEIAAQERRAQRRDALGALVRKAVPPVLGFALFVLAWHGIATLIPAIPTPGTTWNAAVPLFSDPFYRNGPNDQGIGWNVLASLARVAAGFGLAAVIGIPAGFLIGRFAFLNAMASPVISLLRPVSPLAWLPIGLLLFKAANPAAIWAIFICSIWPMVINTAVGVTRVPQDYLNVARVLDLSEWKVFTRVLFPAVLPYMLTGVRLSIGTAWLVIVAAEMLTGGTGIGFWLWDEWNNLKVEHIVIAIFVIGVIGLMLEHALLALARRFSYGAN from the coding sequence GTGAATGCCATCGCCCACACCGCGCCTGACGGCGCCAATGCGGCCCATGCCGCCGCCATCGACACCGATGCCAAGGAACGCGCACGGCGGCGCGAGCTGGAGATCGCCGCGCAGGAACGGCGCGCGCAACGCCGCGACGCGCTCGGCGCCCTGGTGCGCAAGGCCGTGCCGCCGGTACTGGGCTTTGCCCTGTTCGTGCTGGCCTGGCACGGCATCGCCACGCTGATCCCGGCGATTCCCACGCCGGGCACAACCTGGAACGCGGCGGTGCCGCTGTTCTCCGACCCGTTCTACCGCAACGGCCCCAACGACCAGGGCATCGGCTGGAACGTGCTGGCGTCGCTGGCGCGCGTGGCCGCGGGCTTCGGCCTGGCCGCGGTGATCGGCATCCCGGCAGGCTTCCTGATCGGGCGCTTTGCGTTCCTGAACGCGATGGCGTCGCCCGTGATCAGCCTGCTGCGGCCGGTCTCGCCGCTGGCCTGGCTGCCGATCGGGCTGCTGCTGTTCAAGGCCGCCAACCCGGCGGCGATCTGGGCGATCTTTATCTGCTCGATCTGGCCGATGGTGATCAATACCGCCGTGGGCGTCACGCGCGTGCCGCAGGACTACCTGAACGTGGCGCGTGTGCTCGACCTGTCGGAGTGGAAGGTGTTCACGCGGGTGCTGTTCCCCGCGGTGCTGCCCTACATGCTGACCGGCGTGCGGCTGTCGATCGGCACCGCATGGCTGGTGATCGTGGCGGCAGAGATGCTGACCGGCGGCACCGGCATCGGCTTCTGGCTGTGGGACGAGTGGAACAACCTGAAGGTCGAGCACATCGTGATCGCGATCTTCGTGATCGGCGTCATCGGGCTGATGCTCGAACATGCATTGCTGGCACTGGCACGGCGCTTCAGCTACGGCGCCAACTAA
- a CDS encoding CmpA/NrtA family ABC transporter substrate-binding protein has product MPSRLRIAKPLHAAVNASEAASAAAADAVPASSGRRRVLATIAGASVMTLVDPLVRAGAWAAGSDAPEKTDVRIGFIPLTDCASVVMASTLGIDKKYGIKITPTKEASWAGVRDKLVNGELDAAHVLYGLIYGVQLGIGGPKKDMAVLMNLNYNGQAITLSSKLAEKGVRDGASLKALMVKEKRDYTFAQTFPTGTHAMWLYYWLAAHGINPMQDAKAITVPPPQMVANMRVGNMDGFCVGEPWGARAIADKIGFTAETTQSIWKNHPEKTLGTTADFVQKYPNTARAMVAAVLEASRFIDASASNRRKTAETIAAKSYVNTDMDIILDRMLGRYNNGLGKTWDDPDAMKFYQDGSANYPFLSDGMWFLTQHKRWGLLKDHPDYLAVAKQVNRIDIFRQAAAAAQVPLPKSDFRTAKLIDGVVWDATKDPKAYADGFKIKAGAQNA; this is encoded by the coding sequence ATGCCTTCTCGCCTCAGGATTGCCAAGCCGCTGCACGCGGCGGTGAACGCCTCTGAAGCCGCCTCGGCGGCCGCTGCCGACGCGGTGCCAGCCAGCAGCGGCCGCCGCCGCGTGCTGGCGACCATCGCCGGCGCCAGCGTCATGACGCTGGTCGATCCGCTGGTGCGCGCCGGGGCGTGGGCAGCGGGGTCCGACGCCCCCGAGAAGACCGACGTGCGCATCGGCTTCATCCCGCTGACCGACTGCGCTTCAGTGGTCATGGCGTCCACGCTCGGCATCGACAAGAAATACGGGATCAAGATCACGCCGACCAAGGAAGCCTCGTGGGCCGGCGTGCGCGACAAGCTGGTCAATGGCGAGCTCGATGCCGCGCACGTGCTGTACGGCCTGATCTACGGCGTACAGCTCGGCATCGGTGGCCCCAAGAAAGACATGGCGGTGCTGATGAACCTGAACTACAACGGCCAAGCCATCACGCTGTCGTCGAAGCTGGCCGAAAAAGGCGTGCGCGACGGCGCCAGCCTGAAGGCGCTGATGGTCAAGGAAAAGCGCGACTACACTTTCGCGCAGACCTTCCCCACCGGCACGCACGCGATGTGGCTGTACTACTGGCTCGCGGCCCACGGCATCAACCCGATGCAGGACGCCAAGGCCATCACCGTGCCGCCGCCGCAGATGGTGGCCAACATGCGCGTGGGCAACATGGACGGCTTCTGCGTAGGCGAGCCCTGGGGCGCGCGCGCCATCGCCGACAAGATCGGTTTTACCGCCGAGACCACGCAGTCGATCTGGAAGAACCATCCGGAGAAGACGCTCGGCACCACCGCGGACTTCGTGCAAAAGTACCCCAACACCGCGCGCGCGATGGTGGCCGCGGTGCTGGAAGCGTCCAGGTTTATCGACGCTTCGGCCTCCAACCGCCGCAAGACCGCCGAGACCATCGCCGCCAAGTCCTACGTCAACACCGACATGGACATCATCCTGGACCGCATGCTCGGCCGCTACAACAACGGCCTGGGCAAGACCTGGGACGATCCTGATGCCATGAAGTTCTACCAGGACGGCAGCGCCAACTACCCGTTCCTGTCCGATGGCATGTGGTTCCTGACCCAGCACAAGCGCTGGGGCTTGCTCAAGGACCACCCGGACTACCTTGCCGTGGCGAAGCAGGTCAACCGTATCGACATCTTCAGGCAGGCCGCTGCCGCGGCGCAGGTGCCGCTGCCCAAGAGCGACTTCCGTACCGCGAAGCTGATCGACGGCGTGGTCTGGGATGCCACCAAGGACCCGAAGGCGTACGCCGACGGCTTCAAGATCAAGGCCGGCGCGCAGAACGCCTGA
- a CDS encoding ANTAR domain-containing response regulator: MTRRHPPPSPSTPAPAAGRTLRILLVRDPLDANPLNVETIRNGLLSAGFSEIQIVDADLHLPDVITATQPDMLIIASESAARDTIEHVCVSTQHAPRPIVLFTDNDDSQRIKAALSVGITAYIVDGLRAERVKTVLDVAYARFELDQQLRAELDATRLKLAERKVVERAKGLLMQARGISEDEAYKRLRSMAMERGLKLVDAAQRVIDVMG; encoded by the coding sequence ATGACCCGACGCCATCCGCCCCCCTCGCCATCGACGCCTGCCCCCGCCGCCGGACGGACGCTTCGTATCCTGCTGGTGCGCGATCCCCTTGACGCCAACCCGCTCAACGTCGAAACCATCCGCAACGGGCTGCTCAGCGCCGGCTTCAGCGAGATCCAGATCGTCGATGCCGACCTGCACCTGCCGGACGTGATCACCGCCACCCAGCCCGACATGCTGATCATCGCCTCGGAGTCTGCCGCGCGCGACACCATCGAGCATGTCTGCGTCTCGACCCAGCATGCGCCGCGGCCCATCGTGCTGTTTACCGACAACGACGACAGCCAGCGCATCAAGGCCGCGCTGTCGGTGGGCATTACCGCCTATATCGTTGACGGCCTGCGCGCCGAGCGCGTCAAGACGGTGCTCGACGTCGCCTATGCCCGCTTCGAGCTGGACCAGCAGCTGCGCGCCGAACTCGACGCCACCCGCCTCAAGCTGGCCGAGCGCAAGGTGGTCGAGCGCGCCAAGGGCCTGCTGATGCAGGCGCGCGGCATCAGCGAGGACGAGGCCTACAAGCGCCTGCGCAGCATGGCGATGGAGCGCGGCCTGAAACTGGTCGACGCCGCCCAGCGCGTGATCGACGTGATGGGCTGA